From one Salinibacterium hongtaonis genomic stretch:
- a CDS encoding SOS response-associated peptidase yields the protein MCGRFAMNKETDDLIQEYVARGGDFRDWRPSYNVTPTTVVPVIRQRDGVREIAGVRWGIVPPSSPTFGGGKPIINARVETVASNGLFSSAFASHRCIVPALGYYEWQVTPDGKQPYFVHRPGGGDMMMAGIIRPWLDRSLPKDDPARWHLSMAIVTRDAHVAPGEVHDRMPSFLTPESVDDWLGDHLSVDNALRMLELTSLEVANDLDFYAVSRQVNSVRNDGPQLIEAV from the coding sequence ATGTGCGGGCGATTCGCGATGAACAAAGAGACCGACGATCTCATCCAGGAATACGTTGCGCGCGGCGGCGACTTCCGTGACTGGCGGCCGAGCTACAACGTGACTCCGACGACGGTTGTCCCCGTCATCCGGCAGCGCGATGGGGTGAGGGAGATCGCCGGCGTTCGCTGGGGGATCGTTCCACCATCGTCACCGACGTTCGGCGGGGGCAAGCCCATCATCAATGCCCGAGTCGAAACCGTGGCGAGCAACGGCCTGTTTTCGTCGGCATTTGCATCACACCGCTGCATTGTGCCGGCGCTCGGTTACTACGAGTGGCAGGTGACCCCTGATGGCAAGCAGCCTTATTTTGTGCATCGGCCCGGCGGTGGAGACATGATGATGGCGGGAATCATCCGGCCATGGCTCGACCGTTCGCTCCCCAAGGACGACCCTGCACGGTGGCACCTTTCCATGGCGATCGTGACCCGCGACGCGCATGTTGCCCCCGGCGAGGTGCACGACCGCATGCCGTCGTTCCTCACCCCGGAGAGCGTTGACGATTGGCTCGGTGACCACCTCAGCGTTGACAATGCGCTCCGCATGCTTGAGCTCACATCGCTCGAGGTGGCGAACGATCTCGACTTCTATGCGGTGTCGCGTCAGGTGAACAGCGTGCGCAATGATGGCCCGCAGCTCATCGAAGCGGTCTGA
- a CDS encoding NAD(P)/FAD-dependent oxidoreductase, which produces MPKILIVGGGYAGFYTARVLEKQLRSGEAEVTVVDPLPYMTYQPFLPEVAAGTVEPRHAVVPLRRHLKTTNVIAARVTAVDHATKTATLTPEVGEPWEFSYDIIVMTAGAITRTFPIPGIADGAFGLKTIEEAAAIRDRVTANFEKASVLPAGPARDRLLTFTVVGGGFAGIEVFGELRSLASALLKQYPTLSFDDTHFHLIEAMGRIMPEVSLETSKWVIKNLAERGAQIHLDTQLTSAVDGVIETSTGERFETDLIVWTAGVMAHPVLRNTDLPLEERGRLRLGADLRARTEDGDVVADVWGAGDATAVPDLSGGGVAGMCVPNAQHAVRQGKLLGKNIVGSLRGDEPREYFHKNMGAVAGLGIGHGVFQAGKLSIKGLLAWLMHRGYHGLAMPMWERKIRVFGNWIISFFVRRDTVGIIARENPRAVFEEYAARPKAAATRK; this is translated from the coding sequence GTGCCAAAAATCCTGATTGTCGGCGGCGGATATGCCGGTTTTTACACTGCGCGCGTGCTGGAGAAGCAATTGCGCTCCGGTGAAGCAGAAGTCACGGTAGTTGACCCGCTGCCGTACATGACGTACCAGCCCTTCCTCCCCGAGGTTGCGGCGGGCACTGTCGAGCCGCGTCATGCGGTTGTGCCGCTGCGCCGGCACCTCAAGACCACGAACGTGATCGCGGCGCGCGTGACGGCTGTTGACCACGCCACCAAGACCGCAACGCTGACCCCTGAGGTCGGCGAGCCGTGGGAGTTCTCCTACGACATCATCGTGATGACGGCTGGTGCGATCACCCGCACGTTCCCGATCCCCGGCATCGCCGATGGCGCCTTCGGCCTCAAGACCATTGAAGAAGCGGCCGCCATTCGCGACCGCGTCACCGCCAACTTTGAGAAGGCATCCGTTCTTCCCGCAGGGCCCGCCCGCGACCGCCTGCTCACCTTCACGGTGGTCGGCGGCGGCTTCGCCGGCATCGAGGTCTTCGGCGAGCTGCGCAGCCTTGCGAGCGCACTCCTCAAGCAGTACCCCACGCTGTCGTTCGACGATACGCACTTTCACCTCATCGAGGCCATGGGTCGCATCATGCCCGAGGTTTCGCTCGAGACGAGCAAGTGGGTCATCAAGAACCTCGCCGAGCGTGGCGCGCAGATTCACCTCGACACCCAGCTCACCTCCGCAGTTGACGGCGTCATCGAGACGTCGACGGGCGAGCGCTTCGAAACCGACTTGATCGTCTGGACCGCCGGTGTCATGGCACACCCCGTACTGCGCAACACCGACCTTCCCCTCGAAGAGCGTGGCCGTCTCCGCCTTGGCGCTGACCTCCGTGCCCGCACCGAGGATGGCGACGTTGTCGCTGATGTGTGGGGCGCTGGCGACGCGACCGCGGTTCCCGACCTCAGTGGTGGCGGAGTTGCCGGAATGTGCGTTCCGAACGCTCAGCACGCCGTTCGCCAGGGCAAGCTCCTCGGCAAGAACATTGTCGGCAGCCTGCGTGGCGATGAGCCGCGCGAGTACTTCCACAAGAACATGGGCGCTGTCGCCGGTCTCGGCATCGGGCACGGCGTCTTCCAGGCGGGCAAGCTCTCCATCAAGGGCCTCCTTGCCTGGTTGATGCACCGCGGTTACCACGGCCTCGCGATGCCCATGTGGGAGCGCAAGATTCGCGTCTTCGGCAACTGGATCATCTCGTTCTTCGTGCGTCGCGACACCGTCGGCATCATCGCTCGCGAGAACCCGCGTGCCGTGTTCGAGGAATACGCCGCCCGTCCCAAGGCTGCCGCAACCCGCAAGTAG
- a CDS encoding MFS transporter: MSFVSRSSASRWWALAVLALTQLVVVLDTTIVTIALPQAQTELGLTDGQRQWVVTAYALAFGALLLLGGRIADYWGRKRTFMVGMIGFGLASAWGGLAQSGTELIVARGVQGAFAAMLAPAALAMVTVLFAHGRERNLAFAIFGTVAGTGAAIGLVLGGVLTEFASWRWCLLVNVVFVAISMIGGALLLSESKAEGNNRYDIWGAITVTLGLGALVYGFTLAEHGWGSWDTILFLAIGVVLLTVFVVIQSRVRQPLLPLRVITNSVRAGAFLIQAVIGAVMIGSMLYLTFYFQLVLGMSPLISGIANVAMTVVVFGCTPFVTKGLNSFGPRPLMIVGPLVTAAGLFLLMGVTPDGNYFVQVLPALVLMGVGLSMLFVPLQNLALTGVSPADAGVASATVNSAFHIGGSIGLAVFTVLYSTAATDALAGGADQLLAFTNGYSAAFLASGIAMVVAALIAVFMIRGPRHELIPNGDGAAVPAH; encoded by the coding sequence TTGTCTTTTGTCTCGCGCAGTTCCGCATCCCGCTGGTGGGCCCTCGCCGTCCTCGCCCTTACTCAGCTGGTCGTCGTTCTCGACACCACAATCGTCACGATCGCGTTGCCCCAGGCTCAGACCGAACTCGGCCTGACCGATGGCCAGCGCCAGTGGGTTGTCACGGCTTACGCCCTCGCGTTCGGCGCGCTCCTTCTGCTCGGCGGGCGCATCGCCGACTATTGGGGTCGCAAGCGCACGTTCATGGTGGGGATGATCGGCTTCGGTCTTGCCTCCGCGTGGGGCGGACTTGCCCAGTCCGGCACCGAGCTCATCGTGGCTCGAGGGGTGCAGGGTGCCTTCGCGGCGATGCTTGCCCCCGCCGCGCTCGCGATGGTCACCGTGCTGTTTGCCCACGGTCGTGAGCGCAACCTCGCCTTCGCCATTTTTGGAACGGTCGCGGGAACGGGCGCCGCAATCGGCCTCGTGCTCGGCGGTGTGCTCACGGAATTTGCCAGCTGGCGTTGGTGCCTTCTGGTCAACGTTGTCTTCGTCGCCATCAGCATGATCGGCGGCGCCCTATTGCTCAGCGAGAGCAAAGCAGAGGGCAACAATCGCTACGACATCTGGGGTGCCATCACTGTCACGCTCGGCCTCGGTGCGCTGGTCTACGGCTTCACATTGGCCGAGCACGGCTGGGGCTCGTGGGACACGATCCTGTTCCTGGCGATCGGCGTCGTTCTGCTCACCGTGTTTGTCGTCATCCAGTCGCGGGTGCGCCAGCCACTCCTGCCGCTGCGCGTCATTACTAACTCGGTTCGGGCCGGCGCGTTCCTGATACAGGCGGTCATCGGTGCCGTGATGATCGGCTCGATGCTCTACCTCACCTTCTATTTCCAGCTTGTGCTGGGCATGAGCCCGCTCATTTCGGGCATCGCCAACGTGGCGATGACCGTGGTGGTTTTTGGGTGCACTCCGTTCGTCACGAAGGGGCTCAACTCGTTTGGTCCTCGCCCGCTCATGATCGTGGGACCCCTCGTAACGGCCGCGGGACTCTTCCTGCTCATGGGCGTCACTCCCGACGGCAACTATTTCGTGCAGGTGCTGCCCGCCCTCGTGTTGATGGGCGTTGGACTGTCGATGCTGTTCGTGCCGCTGCAGAATCTCGCCCTCACTGGTGTCTCTCCTGCCGACGCCGGGGTTGCCTCAGCAACGGTCAACTCCGCGTTCCACATCGGTGGATCGATAGGGCTCGCTGTGTTCACGGTGCTCTATTCCACGGCGGCAACCGACGCGCTCGCCGGCGGAGCAGATCAGCTGCTCGCCTTCACGAACGGCTACTCGGCTGCCTTCCTGGCATCGGGGATCGCAATGGTCGTCGCGGCCCTGATTGCGGTCTTCATGATTCGTGGGCCCAGGCACGAGCTCATCCCGAACGGTGATGGGGCTGCGGTTCCGGCGCACTAG